A single region of the Jatrophihabitans sp. GAS493 genome encodes:
- a CDS encoding phytoene/squalene synthase family protein, protein MSVPIERAGFEEARHLNASHGRTFYLATLLLPAAKRPYVHALYGFARYADDIVDELPPQVAAPRFARWSSTVLRELEWGDSSDPLVRALIVTIARWQIPLSYFADFLESMRNDLTVTRYADYDELSDYMWGSAAVIGLQMLPILGRADSGQRWDVIEPFAIDLGLAFQLTNFIRDVGDDLDRGRIYLPQESLQLFGVDTERLRRRQVDEPIRNLLAHEIARARALYLRAQPGIELLHPSSQDCLRTAYTLYSEILDQIERVDYDVFSSRVAVGLPRRARVAVPAAAHVLRRARPRWQEL, encoded by the coding sequence CGAACGGGCCGGTTTCGAGGAGGCGCGGCACCTCAACGCCTCGCACGGACGGACGTTCTACCTGGCCACCCTGCTGCTGCCGGCGGCCAAGCGTCCCTACGTACACGCTCTCTACGGCTTCGCCCGGTACGCCGACGACATCGTCGACGAGCTGCCACCCCAGGTCGCCGCGCCCCGCTTCGCCCGGTGGAGTTCAACCGTGCTTCGGGAGCTGGAGTGGGGCGACTCGAGTGACCCGCTTGTCCGGGCCTTGATAGTGACCATCGCACGCTGGCAGATCCCGCTGAGTTACTTCGCCGACTTCCTCGAGTCAATGCGCAACGATCTCACCGTCACCCGATACGCCGACTACGACGAACTCTCCGACTACATGTGGGGCTCGGCGGCGGTGATCGGTCTGCAGATGCTGCCGATTCTCGGACGAGCCGACTCCGGACAGCGGTGGGATGTCATCGAGCCGTTCGCCATTGACCTGGGCCTCGCCTTCCAGCTCACGAACTTCATCCGCGATGTCGGTGACGATCTCGACCGGGGACGGATCTATCTGCCCCAGGAGAGTCTGCAGCTGTTCGGCGTCGATACCGAGCGATTACGCCGGCGGCAGGTCGACGAGCCGATCCGAAATCTGCTCGCGCACGAGATCGCCCGGGCCCGTGCCCTCTATCTGCGGGCGCAGCCCGGGATCGAGCTGCTGCATCCGAGTTCGCAGGATTGTCTACGCACCGCCTACACGCTGTACTCCGAGATCCTCGATCAGATCGAGCGGGTCGACTACGACGTCTTCAGCTCTCGGGTGGCGGTGGGACTTCCTCGGCGCGCCCGGGTCGCCGTTCCGGCCGCGGCGCACGTGTTGCGCCGAGCCAGACCCAGATGGCAAGAGTTGTGA
- a CDS encoding lycopene cyclase domain-containing protein — MSYLSYTGAAAVMVVLAVVLDCLILKTILIRRRAFWTAYAIVLLFQLLTNAVLTGLPVVRYNADRILGPRIAYAPVEDLFFGFSMILTTLAIWVWLGATRAPRPERRPGRAEEVPPPPES, encoded by the coding sequence TACCTGAGCTACACCGGGGCCGCGGCCGTCATGGTGGTGCTCGCCGTGGTGTTGGATTGCCTGATTCTGAAGACGATTCTCATCCGACGACGGGCCTTCTGGACGGCATACGCCATCGTGCTGCTGTTTCAGCTGCTGACCAACGCGGTGCTCACCGGCCTACCGGTGGTGCGCTACAACGCCGACCGGATTCTCGGACCACGCATCGCCTATGCGCCGGTGGAGGATCTGTTCTTCGGGTTCTCGATGATTCTCACAACTCTTGCCATCTGGGTCTGGCTCGGCGCAACACGTGCGCCGCGGCCGGAACGGCGACCCGGGCGCGCCGAGGAAGTCCCACCGCCACCCGAGAGCTGA